GCGGGTATAACCAGGTTAATCGAGTTTTTTATAGAATGACGACAAAGAGCAGGTACCTAAAGAACGACTCGCACATGGTCCTGTCTCCATCGTCTGCATCTGCTTCGGAGGACAGGGCCATTAATTGTGTAATATTTGAGTTGCTACTCATCTATTGCCTATGATCCTCTATGCATCAGGATGTTGATCGCCTGCGCAAACTCTTCCTTTGTCAGTGGCGGGATGCTGGCGACTTTGAGGTTTTCCCGCACGTGCTTGGGGCTTTTCTGGCCCAAAAGGGGCGCAACGACTGACGGGCTTGAGCGTATCACCTGCACGAGTTTTGCCACCTTGTTGTTGTCTGCCACTCCTGCATAGTCCGGTATCTGGGCGCGCAAGAGCCTCCCCTGGAACAGGGGCGCGCTTGTGAACACGCCTATCCCGAGCTTGGCTGCCGCTTCAAGTATCGTCATCGTGTCAGCGCCCACAGTCTGGTTCTTTAGCAAAAGCGCCTCGCTGTAGGCAAGGTTGTACGGGAGCTGGATGAACCTAAAGCCGTGGTTACTACCACCCGCCTCGCGCGCTATCCTGACTGCGTCTTCAAGCGAAAAATGCTCCCTTTCGCCCTTTGGGACCCGAAAGCACGTCCAGGTGGCCATGCCATAGTAGCGCAGTTTTCCTGCCTTGCGATACCTTTCATATAATTCAAAAACTTTGGCGAGCATTTCTGCAAACGCCTTTCTGTCTACGTCCTCGTGCCAGCTTTCAAACGCGTTGTGGACGTAGACAAGGTCGATGGTTGAAAGGTGCATGTTTGCAAGCGATTTTTCGATGCACTTGGCAAGGTAGTTCGGGTTCATTACGTTGTAGCCGGAGCTGATGTCGTCCGCGGTCATGACGTCGGTGGCGATGTACATCCTGTGCAGGTATTCCATCACGTCGACGTTTGGAAAGTCGCCGTCGTTTGTGATGTAGCCGTTCTTGGTAGATATGAAAATCTGGTCGCGAGATATCTTGCCCTCGCTTGCAAGGCGCAAGAGCGCCCGGCCGATGCTTTTTTCCGATTTCATGGCGCGGTAGTTTATCGCGGTGTCAATGACGTTTATCGCGCCGGACATCACAGACTCGTACACGGCGTTTTCCACCGCGACGTCGTCCTCCTTTGTCAGGTCGCCAAGGTACGTCCCCATGCCGATGCTTGACAGATGCAGGCCTTCAAACTCGCGGAAATGCTCGGCGGGCAGGCCCTTTTTTGATGTGCCATAGCCTGCATACTTTTTCGTCCCTTCCGGCGTGGCGTGGCCGTCTATTACCTTGAAATCAGATGACACGCACTTGCGATCGCCTGTGGCAATAATAAACGCTCCCTTGAAGGGAGCAACCCTTATCTTGACAATTGAGCTAGTACAGAGCGCACCATATGGCGCTGGACCCAAACGTGCTGAACCCGTACGTGCTTCTGGACCCAGCGGTTGCGCCGCTCGCAAGCGCCGTGTTCACGGCCGCGTCCATTGCGCTTTCACTTGTCATTTCGTGGTACTTTTTCCGCTCGTACAGGTTTGCAGGGTTTGGGTACCTGCTTGG
The sequence above is drawn from the Nitrososphaera viennensis EN76 genome and encodes:
- a CDS encoding aldo/keto reductase translates to MSSDFKVIDGHATPEGTKKYAGYGTSKKGLPAEHFREFEGLHLSSIGMGTYLGDLTKEDDVAVENAVYESVMSGAINVIDTAINYRAMKSEKSIGRALLRLASEGKISRDQIFISTKNGYITNDGDFPNVDVMEYLHRMYIATDVMTADDISSGYNVMNPNYLAKCIEKSLANMHLSTIDLVYVHNAFESWHEDVDRKAFAEMLAKVFELYERYRKAGKLRYYGMATWTCFRVPKGEREHFSLEDAVRIAREAGGSNHGFRFIQLPYNLAYSEALLLKNQTVGADTMTILEAAAKLGIGVFTSAPLFQGRLLRAQIPDYAGVADNNKVAKLVQVIRSSPSVVAPLLGQKSPKHVRENLKVASIPPLTKEEFAQAINILMHRGS